Within Vicia villosa cultivar HV-30 ecotype Madison, WI linkage group LG1, Vvil1.0, whole genome shotgun sequence, the genomic segment ggggcctgcaaggtgtccatcacattcaggagcaaggtattttctatccatagtagatgattattccagaaaattatgggtattcatccagaagactaaggatgaaacttttgagaatttcaaaagttggaagactctggttgaaaatcagactggcagaaaggtcaagaggttgagaaccgacaatggccttgaattttgcaatgaggcattcgacagtttttgtgctgcctctggtattgcaaggcatagaactactgcaggtactccacagcaaaatggtttggctgaaaggtttaatcgaactattttggagagagtcagatgcatgttgactagtgcggggttaacaaaggtgttctgggctgaggctgtttcgacagcaacatatctgataaacagatgtccttcgacagcgttagatatgaagacacctgaagaagtttggtcgggacatccaccagatctcgacaaactgagagtatttggctgcgtagcctatgctcacattaggcaagacaaggtcgaacctagagctctgaaatgcatgttcatgggataccctgaaggagtcaaagcttataggctatggtgcctagagccaggtcacaggaggtgtatcaccagtcgagatgtagttttcaatgaagctgaaatggcttttaagaaaactgatgatgttggtcgaagtacagaaacatctgacgaagagctggaacaggtagagattcctgttgaggtggagcatgttgatgctgaattgcatatcccaaatgaagtcgaagaagaagcagaagatgctgaagttgaggaaactgacgatgactacctattgtcgagagataggtcgagaagagtcatcaagccacctcagagacttggatatgcagatcttatagcttatgccttaatctctgcaagtgaggttctagacgaagaacctagagactataaggaagttatgaggagtcgaaataagactgaatggctgaaggccatggatgatgagatgaaatctcttcatgataatcatacctgggaactgatcaagaaacctgttggggcaaggttagtcagctgtaaatggattttcaaagttaaggaaggaattgaaggagtgatgtcgaaaagatacaaggcaaggttagttgcaaggggtttcactcagaaagaaggtgtcaacttcaatgatgtgttttctcctgttgtaaagcataggtccattcgaatgttgcttgccatggtggcacagtttgatcttgaactggaacagatggatgtgaagactgcgttcttgtatggtgatctagatgaaacgatcctgatgaggcaacctgaagggtatgtcgaaaaggggaaggaagattatgtgtgcaagttaaagagatctttgtatgggctgaaacaatctcctcgacagtggaataggagattcgacaagttcatggcacgcataagtttcattagaagtcagttcgaccactgcgtttacttcagatttcgacctggtaattcatttgttattttgttgctttatgtggatgatattctcatagcaagcaacaatgttgaagatgtgatgagggtgaaggctgaactcaataaggagttcgatatgaaggatctgggagctgcttccaggattcttggaattgacattcgaagagatagaaagaagtcgaagttatgtctatctcaagaggcatatctacggaagattcttgaaaagtttggtatgtcgaattcgaagccagttgtgactccaacaaaccctcaattcaagctgagtattgatcagtgtcccagtactgatgtcgaaagagcctatatgaatagcattccgtatgctaatatagttggttctttgatgtatgctatggtttgtactagacccgacatagcttacgcagtcagtcttgtaagcaggtacatggcgaatcctggaaaggctcactggcaagcattgaagtggattttaaggtacataaatgggtctctgaatagagtcctaatttatggtggagccttgggtgaagatagtaaagcagcaatagaaggatatgtcgactctgattatgcaggttgtatggattctagaaagtctatttctggatatgttttcactatgtttggcacagcaattaattggaaagcaactcttcagaaggttgttgctttatcaaccactgaagcggaatatattgctctcactgaagctgtgaaagaagcattgtggcttgaaggttttgcgaaagagctgaaacttcaaggtcgaggtatcactgttaaatgtgatagtcaaagtgcaatacacctgtcgaagaattcagcctatcatgagcgaactaagcacattgatgtgaggctgaatttcgtcagaggagtaatcgagcgtggagaagtccaagtgctgaaggtttcgactgaagacaatgctgctgatatgatcaccaagacattgccgagttgcaagtttttccactgtatgcagttgataaagctgcatgaagaaagctagtttgttccttgacgttgtagagttaggtccaaggtggagatttgtgagatattggatcgaactctagtattgtcgaagggtagcttcttggttcgacagttcgacagagttaagcattaagtcgaaggattgttcacatgctggtgtcgaagtgtgcatgctgtagtcgaagatgggtctagcatgcagatgtcgaagatgctagagttgttagcatgttaaattaggttttagtgtttaaaccctaatttgttaagttagcttgtttattaagttgacttgtgtaatgggccttgctgaaaaagcccattagttagtatgttaggttttattataaatagcatactagtctctcatcattgctaagctgcaaatcctaatttagggtgagagaggttatttgttattcttgtaaacttgtaatcttgttttaagagaaagtaaaagaatagcagttataaccaattattgtgttcttattctcttccctaattccctattatactttgttattggtatcgtttttcacaacactaTGGTTTAGAACCGTAAATGTATTTTCGATTCGTGGAACAACTAAAAGGTGTGTTGCCTCTTCCTCTCCCATTAcagtttcaaaaactaaaaacacAAAAACTCTCAAAAACTCTCAATTTCATTTTCACCAAATCAACCACATTTACAACTCAAGTGGTTAGAAATTATCAAACACCAGTCTCTCAAGCATCCAACCATAATCAATCAAGGAAAATCAACTACCATCAATCAAGGAAGTtgcttttgaattttttagaGTTTATGTAAAATCCACTTAAATGTGTGTTTTATGTTAGAAATTAGGATTTTGTAGTTTGTTGCCAATATTTAGATTCATTAGAAAGGTGTTGGCAATGACATTTTCATGGTCAACGATATTTTTTTAGCTCATTTGGGAACCGAAAATGCATTTTCTGGTTTTAGTAAGAACAAAACCGCAAGTGCATTTGCAGTTTTTATCTATATCTATTTTCAACTTTGTTTTGAACACTGGTTTTTAAGTTAACATTTTTTTCGTACTTCTAGAAGAGCGATGACTAACAGAGCATCTCGATTGAGGCACGACAGGGTTGCATAACATGATTCTGTGCGGAGAGAAAGGAGACAGGCAACCCAACCTCCTTCTGCCTCTGGACAGACCATATCAGATGTATCTCATACAACTTCAGCCTCTGGCGTTCCTACTTCTACTCCTACTATGTTGTCCCCCAGCAGCAAGCACGATTCTCCACTGAGTACATTTGAGGCGGGAGAGACGTCCGGTTCTCAAGCACCAGAGGCCTAACCACAACCTCCATCACAACCACAACCTTCATCTTAATCCCATACGACACCTAAGGCGACTCCTCAGTCATCCCATGCACCTGAGCCGGATCATGAGGCGACACCTAAGGCTACACCTACACATACTGCACCAGCGACACCTTAGGCTTTTGGAGGAGGACCGTCTGATTTATCCCTTATTCCTCTTTACACTAACCATGTCGTTAGATATATCTGGGACGAACAAGTATGAATTTTGATTTCTATTACATTTTTGTTATGAATTTTGGTTTGTTGATTAAATCCGTAAAAGTATAATGCAGGAACGTGACACACTCAAGGTCACTAACCATGGGCGTAAGATCAGTAGACTCGTACCCCAtgttgagccatggtttgatgaGCTTTTACAACTTACAGGGTTGAAAGATTTGGCAGAATGTGGATACAACATGGTCAATTGGGGTATGATTAACGCTTTCATTGAGAGGTGGCACCATCAGACATGTCGTTTCATCTACCACATGGTGAGATGATGATCACACTCGACAACGTCGTGTGTCTGTTGCATCTTCCGATTAGAGGGACATTCTTGGATCATGAGAGGATTAATAAAGATAAGGCGTTGgatatgttggttgagaagttggGAGTTGCCCCTCAGAGTGCTCTGGGAGAGATTGATAAAACCCGTGGTTGCCACGTCAGGTATAGTTTTTTGGGTCAGGTGTTCATGAATGAGATAAGGCGTGCACAAGAGGATGATGGTGATCCCGAGCAAGTTACCATTCACATGAGGTTTGCTATAAGAACATACCTTTTGTATCTTATTGGCACACAGATATTTCTGGACACTAGTGCCACTTACATCCTTTTCATGTACCTGCggtattttgatgattttgagacgatccaccagtggaactgggggcttCTTGCCTAGTTTACTTGTATACGAAGTTGAATGAAAGATTTAGGTGGAGGACGAAGCAGATGACCGACAACATATCACTCTCTGGTGGATAATATCTTGTTTGATGCTATTCATTACACAATTCACAGGAAGTAACTTGTTTGTGCTTGCTAGGAAGCTCTTGCAATTCTTTTAGTTGTTGAGGAAGTCGAGACATTTGCTTCGTGAgttcctccacttgttgagaaagtAACTCGTTTTGAGATAAGATTGCATCATTGGTCCCTAATTCAATAAGTCCCGGTTTGTTTTGTGAATACCCTCGATTATGTTGAACTTGGAGATCATTCCACGCCATCTTCTGgggacagacaaggataagttttctggacaacctggatgtatgtatgcaaatgatctaATTGTTAATTCATTGAGTTTATGGGGATGCCAAGTTTAAATGGGGTGGGTATGTTTAAATGGGCTTGACAGGTTAAATAAGAAGATTTAACTTGCCACCCCCAGTTGAACCTGACACTCCCATATTTTAATAATGCCAAAAGTGCCACTGGTTAAAAATGAAATCAGTTCTCCGAACAAAATTTCTGGTTGGAAGTTTAAAATTTCCGGTAACCACTAAATTCTAGTAgtttatttgaaatttccggtgagtaacaattttttctgcatttttcaaaaTTTGCCATTTTATACCGGAAATTTAGTGCAAATGTGAAATTTTTGGTAGTTCTGTAGCTCAAAATGTTCAACGATTAGGATTTTGCTGACAATTTTGTACGACTGCAATCGCACCAACAATTTTCTGTGGTCCATAATGAATCCGAATAAAAAGGATCATCTATTGTTGAGAATCGGTTGCAGCTACTCGTCCAACATGTAGCTGGGAAGACTCTGCCGCATCAGCCTTATCCTTGGCTGTCGTTCTATCAGTGATCTTGCCGACAATTCTTTTGTCATTTCCCCTGGTCCTCATTGCAAAatgataaaatgacaaaaatcGTGAACTACCGTCGATTTCCAAGTTTCTAAACAAGTATCGAAAATTCTGAAATTTCAAGACAATTTCAATTTTTTGAACTATCCAAAATTTCAATAAAATGGTTTTTGAAAATTCCGAAAAATTTCATAAttcctaatattttttttttgaaaatttcataattttcaataaaaactCACGACAATTCTATAATTTTCGATAAATAATATACTTTTTCAACAATTTTTTGGtgtcattatttttttaaaaaattttgcgCAAAATATttatcttttcgttgagtttGAAAATGGTGGGAAATTTTGACAATATCTCAATCCACCCCTTGACACTCTTAGACACTTAGCAAAATTTTATTTATGCTCcctgttttcggagatacatatctAAAAACATGTATTTTTTTGGTCTAAATTTGAGTTTTTTCAGAGTTACATCTATGGAAAGTAATTTAAAACTGATAAGCGTTGAAAAAAACTCTAAAATAATTCAATTACAAGGAGATTCTGTAGATGCACGTACGAAATCGTAAAATACGAGATTGTCAATTTTTTTCTCAGAAAGACATTATAGTCTTTTGTTAAATTTGGGGGTCCCAAATACAACTTAGCTAGCAAGTTAAATCCTTGATAAATAGTCGTAGGCTAGCACTACCAAGCGTTCGGCTCCGTTTCAGTTGGATAAGAGATTCGCATCCACGTGGACCACAGTACCCTTTCCCGCCGATTCACACAACCATCCCAGCGCCAAACTAAAAAGTCAGTTACTCCATTCTTTCAAACTCACCTTCTCCATCGCAACCCTACCACTACACAATCAATCCATCCATGATACCACAACACCACTTCCCATCACAATGCTCTTGAATAGCACAATTCGCCGCAAAATATTGTCTCTACTTCAGCCATGGCTGCGAGAAGAACCTCAACTCGATCTCAAATTAGGGTTCTTCCACTCTCTCGCCGTCATCACCAATCTTCGCTTCGACGTCTCTGTTCTCAACAAACTCTTCCACTCCCCTCCTTTATTGTTCATCAAAGACCTCACCGTCGAACGCCTCGTCGTTCGATTCTCAACCTGGTCCCCGCCGGCTTTCTATATCGAGATTCACGGTGTTCAAGTCGTGCTATCATTTGAGTAAATAAATCTCTCTATTTATTCTTCTTTTGTATTATGATTTGGATAAGATGAATGTTTACCGTTTACTTAACTGATATACGGTCGTTTGGTTTTGAAGGAATCCGGAAGAGGAAGCATGCGTGAGGCGGTTGCAGATACCATCGAAGTATGATTATTCGGATGATCTTAGAAAGAAACTTTCGGAATTCGATCCCGAGGTAATGAATTTTAGACTCTGAATTTAGTGATTCGTAGTAGTTGCCTTATCTAGTAGGCTGGTACAACGGACACCTTATCTAATAGGCTGGTACAACGGACACCTTATCTAATAGGCTGGTACAACGGACACCCGAacacgaagaagaagaacaagacaCTGGCGACAccaataatagttaaaaaatgaataaattaaacaaaataactaGTGTGGGTGCTGTCCGACACCAACACCgataatagttaaaaaataaataaattaaacgaaATAACTAGTGTGGATGCTGTCGGACACCGACACGGCCACACACACTTTTTCTGAGGTGTCTGTGCTACATAGACTGACTGGTATTATTAATCATTAAACTGTACACTTGTATGAGAATTATGTGCCTTTAGTCAAATGAATTTGACTCCAAAGCGagtgtgttttttgttttttagctTTACCATGCAGAATCAATTTATTGAATATCATATGATTATGGTCATTGTGATTGATTACTATTAAATTTTGCGTGGGTTTTAGGGTTGTTCGTTTCATCAAATTTTGGAGACAATCTTATTTGCTGTACACGAGAAGAAGAGTTTCACGTCATCTTTTCTGAATTTGATTCTGAAAAACTGTCATCTAGAGGCACATCACATTCATGTGGACATTCAATTCCCCATCTTAAATAACAAGTATGCATGTTTTGGGGAAATAAAGGAGTTCAGTGCAAAATCCAAGTATCTGGATAAAAAATGTCTTCTTAGAAGTTTTGCCAATTCAGTTTTTGTTCCAGTTAAAGAGAGCTCTTTCGTAGTAGATGGGACTGGGTTCAAGGTTGGATTAAATGGAATAGATCATACCGATCGTACTATGCTTTCATCTGATATGAAGAGTTTCATTAAATTCAGAGATCTTAAGCTGGTAGATTGCACACTCTGTTTTCCAGAACTTACTTGTGCATTCTCTCCCGATGACATTCCTTTATGTTTGCTTTTTAACAAACTGCTATCTAACCAGTTCAATCAAGCTAGAAGTGCTAGAGAGTTATGGAAAATAGCTTCCAGCAGAATTGACCGCGTGACCGTAACTCCTAGATTTTCACTGCAAAGATTAGTTGGTGTTATAGGTCAATGGACACTCTATGTCAAAGCTTATGAGAAAATCTTGCTGCTAACTGGATATTCTACTGGAAACATATGGAAAAAGTCATTTTCTAAAATGTCTCGTGATAAACTGAGTTCTGCTAAACACCATTGGGAGTTAATATCTGACATTGAGAAAAAGTTACCTGTTGAAGGTATATCACTTGCAAGGCGAATAGCTCGTCGTAGAGCAGCATTGAAAGTTCCATTTGATTATCATGAGAAAAGTGCAGCCACACGTAATTTCTTCCATCCTCTTCTTTTTATAGTGGTGTTTTTATGGGAAATGATCTCAAAGGTGATCCATTTTCTAGGGAATATATTTATTGGGAAAAAAAAAGTGCAAGCTCCAGAAATTGATGGTTACTGTTTGGGAAGTCTAATCAAAGACCCCTGTCAAAGTAGTTGTTTTGTGCTGAACTTCGGGAAAATCATAGTGACAGTTTCTCAAACCAATGAAATTCACCCATCAGTTGGTGAAAGGTTACAATCACATACTGGGGTTGCATACTTTGATTTTCTTTCAATATGTTTTTGCATAGATTCTTTGTTATTGGTATCTGTAAAAGATATTCTCGAGCAGAGAGTCTTCCTATCATGCGGGCAAATGAAGGCTGAACTTGCACCTTCGACAATGTCAGCAGAAGAAATTACATTGAATATGCTTAGTAACACTGAAGGAAAGGGAAAAGAAGGTAGTCATGATATGAAATCACTCATGTGGATTGAACCTGCCAAAAGGTTTCCACTTTCAGAAACTAACACCGTGCAAGCTGAAGATTCTTTTGATTCTCATATTGAAAGCTTTATGGGAAAATTGTCAGTGAGTTGGAAAGAGATTTGCAGTAATTTTAATGAAAGTGAGATTCAATATTCTCAAAATCCATGCCTGCTCTGTAAGATTGAGACATCTTCCTCATATTCAGACCATAAGAATCCAGATTATGGGTTTTGCGAATGTGGTTTATTGGTAGGGAagttaaatttgatttttaatcgtTCTTCAATATCATCCCTGTCTCTAATTCTTAGTCAAATGCAACATGCTGTTTACTGGGAGGAAGGGAAGGAAGTTTCCACTGTTTCAAATTTGTTGGATAAAACAGAAAATGATTGGGTTAAAAAGTATgaatatttttccaaaaaaatgattttggccATGCTTCAAAAGCTTCCCGAGAGAGACATTCATTTTGGAGTGTTTGTTGACGGTCCTTCTGTGAGATTTTCACACAGATTGGAGGCCAATATCAGTGGTCAAGGCACTAATTACACCAGCAGTCAGGATGATTTTGACCTCATTCTTGATTTCCATGAGATTGAAGTTGTTGCTGGATCACCACCATCTTTAGCTGGTATGACCTTATTGACTGGTCAATCAGGACTTGTTGATACGAAAACAGAGTGTATTACATTGGAACCTCGGGTGATAGAAATTCCAAAACCCAACAATGATAAGTATGCATCCGTAGGAAATATTTCAATTGGCTTTTACGTTCATCTGAATGGCTTAAATGCTTTTTTGGAGAAGTCAACAAATGACCATCAAATTCAACTTTTAATATTGAAGCCAATCACCGTTCAGATGTTATGCATAAGGTAGGATGTTGACTAAAGGTTGATACTTAGCTTTCATTGAAAGTATTTTAGGCTTCTTTAAACTAACTTCTGATTGATCTAACTTAGGCTCTTCCATTCGGAGGTATGCTAGCTATGCCTCCCCCACACCCCCTACAAAAGTTTCTCCTTGATGAAATACAGGAAAAAGTGTATAAGAGTGTCATAGAATAACACTCCTTTGTC encodes:
- the LOC131644327 gene encoding protein MAIN-LIKE 1-like, whose translation is MSFHLPHGEMMITLDNVVCLLHLPIRGTFLDHERINKDKALDMLVEKLGVAPQSALGEIDKTRGCHVRYSFLGQVFMNEIRRAQEDDGDPEQVTIHMRFAIRTYLLYLIGTQIFLDTSATYILFMYLRYFDDFETIHQWNWGLLA